The Mucilaginibacter rubeus genomic interval CAGCTTTTATTCAGGATGTTATCCGGGGGCTCGCAGTTACCGTTTACCTGCCATTTGGCGTCGGCAGATAAGTGAACCAATTGATGATACGGACAAACCGGTGCTTTCAAGCCGCTTTTGGGTACGTATTGCTCGTCGACATCCTGGCAGTATTGTCCTGCTCGGTAACCACTTTGCCTGCACACGTTTATTTTTACCATTTCGCCCATAGGCATCTCAAACCAATCGCGCGATACCGGCAGCAACCTGAAGATCTCGAACAGGGCAGGGGCAGCGGTATTAATACCGGTTAATCCCGGTCGCCCTTCACCATCGGTATTGCCAACCCAAACACCAACTACATATTTGGGTGTAACGCCGATAGCCCAACCATCCCGAAAGCCGAAGCTTGTTCCGGTTTTCCAGGCGACGCGCTGGCTTGAGCTAAACTGCTGCCAAAGCATCTCTTCGCCCGGGCGCATCACTTCTTCCATAGCCTGAAATGTGTAATAAATGGAAGCGGCATCCAACAATCCTGATTTTTGAAGTTCTGGTTTGGCACCGGCCTTTTTTTCATAAACAGGATTGTGAAAATCGACAGGATCGTACCTGCCATTATTTTTGTTGTAATGATTGAGCACACGGGCCATGTCGGCATAAGCACCGCTTAGTTCCCAAAGCGTATTTTCGCCACCGCCTAAAATTAAAGACAGACCATAATGATCGGCGGGTTTGGTTAAAGTGGTGATACCGGCTTTGTGCAAAAAGTCATAAAAGCGCTCGTATTTATACTGTTGCAGCATTTTAACCGCGGGTACGTTCAATGATCGGGACAAAGCGCGTGATGCTGGTACAGCACCATCGTAACCCAAATCAAAATTTTCGGGGTGATAGCCGGCTATCATGGTTGGCACATCGGGCATCAGGCTATTGGGTAATATCAAGCCATCGTGCAGCATAGCGGCGTAAAGCAGCGGCTTTAAGGTACTTCCGGGGCTTCTGGGCGCATCAATTACATCAACGTCGCTTTCCATCTGTGGGTCTTCACGATGGGCTATGTTGCCTGCATAGGCCAGTGTGGCGCCCGTTTCAACGTCAAGTACAATAGCTGCTATGTTGTTGATATCATTTGCCTTTAACAAACTGTGATGTTGCTCCAGGATATCATTTACCTGCTGTTGCAATGATGATTTAATGCTGCTTGTAATGCGGGTATCACCATCGGGCTTTGCCTGGTAATCGGTTTTAAAGCGTTGCAGCAGGTGCGGGGCGAGTTGTGGTAAAGGCATCGGCCTGTCGGGCACGGGTTCAAGCCGGGCAAGGGCGGCGGTTGTGCTGTCTATAATACCTGCTTTATGCAATTTATCTAACAGGGAATTGCGTTTGCGGAGGAGAATTTCCCGGTTCCGGCCAGGGTGTACCAGTGACGGGGAATTTGGTAAAACCGCCATGGCCGCCATTTCTCCCCAGGAAAGTTTATCCGGGTTTCGGCCAAAATATCTCCATGAGGCTGCGTCCAGGCCTATTACGTTGGTGCCGAAGGGTGCGTTACTGGCATATAAGGCCAATATTTCATCTTTACTGTAGGTTATTTCAAGGCGCATGGCCATGAAAATCTCTTTCAATTTATTCCAGATGTTGCGCTTGTGTTTGGTTGCCAGCCTGATCACCTGCATGGTAAGGGTACTGCCTCCACTGCTTACTTTCTTTGAGCTCAGGTTTTGTTTTATCGCGCGGCTAAAGGCAATAAGGTCAAAGCCGGGGTGGTGTTCAAAACGCTTATCCTCAAAAGTGATAATACATTGCTTGAATTTTTCGGGAACATCTGCATTATAAGGAAAGCGCCACTGCCCATCGTTAGCAATAGATGCGCCAAGTAATTGGCCCTGATCATCGTCAATTACGTATGAAGTTGGGCTATTAAATAATGGTTTGGGCAAACAAAACCAAAATATGAGGGTTAAAACAAACAAAAAGAAAAGCGAGACTATGACTTTAGGCTTTTTTAAATAACTTTTAGCTCGTTTTAGCACAAATTGCATTACTAAATATAAAAATATTAAGCCAGTTCAGGTTTATACAACTATAATTGTGGCAAAAATCTACCAGGCAATAATACAATAAATGACGATACAAAAATTATCAATTATTATTCCGGCTTATAACGAAGGTAACACCATACATTTAATTTTGGATAAAATTAAAACGGTAAACCTTATCAATGATATCGAAAAAGAAGTGATCATTGTGAATGATTGCTCAAAAGATGATACTGAAGCCGCCATTTATAAATACAAGCTTGGTAACCCCGAAATTAATATCCAATACTTTAAACATGAGGTAAATAAAGGCAAGGGGGCTGCCTTGCATACCGGTATCTCCAAAGCAACCGGCGATTACCTTATTATCCAGGATGCCGACCTTGAATATGATCCTGCTGAATATAACGACCTGTTAAAACCGGTGGTAGCCGGCTTTGCCGATGTGGTTTACGGTTCGCGCTTTATGGGGAGCAATCCTCACCGCATCCTGTTTTTCTGGCATACTATAGGTAACAGGTGGCTGACGTTTGCGTCAAACTGGTTTTCCAATCTTAACCTTACAGATATGGAAACATGTTATAAATTGTTTAATACCAGGATGATCCAATCTATTAAACTTACCGAAAAGCGTTTTGGCTTTGAGCCTGAAGTAACTCAAAAAATTGCCCGTGTGCCGCGGATAAGGATTTATGAGGTAGGTATTTCGTATTATGGCCGTACGTACGAAGAAGGCAAAAAGATAGGATGGAAGGATGGCGTAAGGGCTATTTACTGTATCCTGAAATACGGTTTGTTTAAATCGAAGTAAGATCGTAAAACCTTAGAACGGGCTGAGACTCACTTTCGTAGGCTACTGTGGCCATATTATCGCTATCAAGTTTAAAACTCATCAGCTTTATTGCTTCGGATGAATTTACAAGGCCACTATTGGTTATGTGGTCGCCATCTAGGGAAGGGATATTTTTAATTCTCTCGTCCAGTCCTTGACTCGTGAGTTTTGTTGTAGCTTCTTTGCGCGTCCAGAGGAGGACGAACTTTTCTATCGACTCGGTTTGGTTGATAAAGCGGATTTCATCGGAACTGAAGTTGTCAGCAAGGATTTCTTTAAAGGCAAATGACTGGTCGATTTTCTCTGTATCGATACCAACTTTTGTTTGGGATATGGCAATGGTCACCCACTCATCCGAGTGAGATATATTGTAATTAATGGTAATTCCTGTTGTTTTTACGAATGGCTTTTTATTTGGGCCTATCTCAAAACGGATATCTTCGGGTTTTTGAACCAAATACTTGCCTAAAATGATCCTTAGCGCGGCACGGCTTACGATAAAGCGCTGCCTGTCTTTTTCCTGGTAATATCTCCCTGCACGGGTTATTTCATCGGGCAGCAGCAATGTTTTAAGCTGCCCGATAAATGAAAGATGATCGGTAATTTTAATTCGCCACACATCAATATTAACGCCAACAGCCAGGTTGGGGTTGGCATTTTGCTGCCAGTCAACAGCATCGAGATAGTGTATTGCTACCTTTACTGTATCCATAACTTATTTTTTAGCAGCTTCATCGAGGCAATTTTGCAAAATTTTTGCAAAGATCTTGTCGTTAGGCGCTTTAAAAATTGAATTATGCTCGCCGGGAATAGGATGTACGTTGATGCCCTTTAAAGCATAAGGTTGCCAGCCAAGGTATTCAAAATCATCCATGTAAAAGGTATGATTATCAGCCTTGAACAGTTCAATGGAGATGTTGTAGGGCTTCAGCTGATAATTTCGTTCGGCTTGCTGGTTCATCTCATCTATCTTGTTTGAATAGCCAAAAAAGCCTTCCTGCTTTTCATCGTTCTTAAATCGCCATAAAAGCCTCGTAGCATGGCGTTTAATGTTTTTTGTTTTGTCGGCTATATTTTGCGAAAGACCCTCCGGTGTTAAAAGATTATACTTCAGCTTACGTAAAAAGAACTTAGCCCGTTTGGTTTGCATGGTAAGCCACGGGTCAAAAAATGGCGAACGGTATGCATAGGTATCAAACATGGCAAGCATTTTTACCTTTTTGCCTTGTGCCTCCAGTTGTATGGCCATTTCATAAGCTATGATACCGCCAAATGAATACCCGGCAAGTGCATACGGTCCGTCGGGATTTTGTGCCTGGATAGCAGAGATGTAATGAGCTGCAATGTCTTTAATCTCGGTAAGCGGTTCATCAATACCGTTAAGTCCCTTAGCCTGTAAGCCATAAACCGGTTGATCTGGGTGCATGTTGATAGCCAGCGCATTAAATAATAAAACGTTAAGGCCAGCCCCATGCACAATATACAAAGGTGTTTTACTGCCGCTTGGCTTTATAGGCACAAGCGAATCCCATACTATGGATTTACCATCCATTTCAAGCATAAGGGACAACTTCTCAACCGTAGAGTTTTCAAAAAGCGCGGCCAGGGGCAAGCGTTTGTCCGTTAGTTTTTCAATGCGGGTCATTACCTGTACCGCGATAAGCGAATGGCCTCCCAGTTCAAAGAAGTTATCGTAAACGCCAATATTCTCAATGCCCAAAAACTCACTCCAGATATCGGCGATCATTTTTTCGACGTCTGTGCGTGGGGCTACATATAAATTGACATTTTCGGCAACGAGAACAGCATTATTTTGGATCAACGTTTTTTTATCAACCTTGCCATTGGGTGTAAGCGGGATGGAAGCAATAATGATAAAATCATCCGGAACCATGTAATCAGGCAGGGAGTTTTTTAACGAAGTCCGCCAGTTTTTTATCAATGTGGATTCCTCTTCGGTAATGTAGTTGTCGTTTATAACAATATAAGCAACAAGTTTATTCACGCCACTTCTATCAGGCTGGGCTACAACTACCGCCTGTTTTACATCGGCTTTGTTGATCAGGTGATACTCTATTTCCCCGGTTTCAATCCGATACCCACGGATTTTGATCTGCGCATCAGCACGGCCAAGGCATTCAATTTCACCATTATCCATAAACCTGCCTAAATCGCCGGTACGGTACATCTTAGCATCCAGTTGATCAGAAAATGGGTCGGCTATGAATTTTTCGGCTGTAAGTTCTGGCTGGTTTAAATAACCGGCTGCCAGGCCGTCACCACCAATAAATATTTCGCCTATGGTGCCGGTATCCAGTGGGTTAAGGTTCTTATCTAAAATGTAAATTGAAGTATTGTCGATAGGGCGACCAATCGTAATCGCCGGATCTTCGGTCTTGATCTCTTTAATGGTTGACCAAATGGTAGTTTCGGTAGGGCCGTAAACGTTCCATAAAGATGATGCTTTTCCGAGGATCCTTTCGGCCAGTTCCTTAGGTAAAGCCTCGCCGCCGCAAATTACCTTTACCGGGGTATTTGTATCCCAACCTGCTTCAAGCATAATTCGCCAGGTATATGGGGTGGCCTGCATGGTAGTTATCCCTTCCGCACGTATAATATCAAGCAACGCGCGACCGTCTTTAGCAGTTGCAGTATCGGCAATAATTACCTGGGCTCCACTTAATAACGGCAAAAAGAGTTCGAGTCCGGCAATATCAAAACTTATTGTCGTTACAGCAAGCAATTTATCTCCGGCGGTCATTCCAGGTTCCTTTTGCATGCTGTACAGGAAGTTCACCAGGCTGTGCTGACTGATCTGAACGCCTTTAGGCATACCTGTTGAGCCTGAAGTATACAGGATATAGGCAAGATCATCACCTGTAACCGTAACTTTCGGAGTATCGGTACTGTAGTTTGAAAGTTTGGCCCACTCAGTTTCTAAGGTAAGTTCGGTAGCGTTTGATTGGTAACGGCCTTTGTATTTTTCAGAAGTTAGCAGTACCACTGCTTTAGAGTCGCCGAGCATATAATTGATCCGCTCGAGTGGGAACTGGGGATCAAGCGGAATGTAGATACCGCCGGCTTTCATAATACCCAGTATAACCGCCAGCATTTCTACCGAACGATCAATAGCAAAGGCAACCTTATCACCTTTTTTAACTCCCTTATCAATCAATAAAGCGGCTAACTGATTGCTGATATCATTTAGTTGCCTGTAAGTAAATGATTGTGTGCCAGATTTTACTGCAACCGAATCACTTTGCCAGTTGATGAGCTGATATAAGGCTTTATCTTTAGGGTAAGCTATTGCCGTATTGTTCCAAACCTTGAGCTTTTCTATCAGCTCTTCCCTGTTAGAAGCGGGTATGGCACCTATTAATGTATCTGGCGCGGCTACCAGTTCATGGAGCAAAAAGCTAAATTCATCCATCATGGTGCGGATAGCTTTTTCGCTGAATAACTGTGTGTTATATGACCATTCTAAAACTAAAGCTTCATCACGGCCCGAGATATTGACAAAGATCTCAAAGTTTTCATACTCACGCGGATTACTTATCAGATGATGCTTCAATCCATAAAAATCAACATCGTCATCCATCCCCATATCAATGTTGAACATCACCGGCACCAACGGAACCCGTGAAGCATCGCGGGGAATACTTAGCTTTTTAAGTAATTCGCCGAACGTGTACAACTGGTGATCATACGCGTCAAGAATAGAGGAATTGCGTTGTTTAAGATAACTGCGGAATGATTGATCGCCTTTTGGATAGCTTCTTAACGGAAGCAGATTGACACAATGCCCTACCAAGCGGTAATTACCCGTGGCTGATTGGCCTGCGGCGGGTAAACCCAATATGATCTCGTCCTGCCCGGTTATTCTTTGCAGAAAAACTTCAAAAGCAGCTAATAGGGTGGTCACAAAGCTACTTCCGTTTGTCTTGCCCAATTGCTTCAGCGCCGAAGCAAGATCTTTATCAAGATCAAAATCAAGGCGATTGCTTTTATAAGTACGTACCGCCGGGCGAGGCAGGTCGGCAGGCAAATCAAGCTGATAATTGCTTCCTTTAAATTCGTCTAACCAGTATTGCTCGTTGTTTTTATATTCCTGACTATCAGTGAATAAAGATTGTTCGTTTGAATAATTACTGAATGAAGACGCTTCCGGTAATTCAATATATTCACCCTGGGCATAAGCAGAATAAAGCTTGCTTAAATCCTGCATCATGATACCTATTGACCAGCCATCGCAAATAATGTGATGCGCTATAAAAGTTAACCGATGCTCGTTTTCATCCAATTTAATTAACTGAACTTTAAACAAGGGGCCGGCAACCAGGTCAAAAGCGGTAAACGCGTTTTGGTTATTTTGCTCGGTAATAAAGGATTGCTGTTCCTCAGCACTCTTTCCCGACATGTCGGCGAACTTAAAATCAAGCGGTAATTCTTTATAAATACATATTGATTTACCATCGGCACTAAAAGCAGAGCGTAATGCCTCATGCATAATAGTGATTTCCTGTAAAGCTTCCAACATTGCCTCCTGGTCAAGCTGACCGGAGAGCTGTAACGAAAAAGATTCGTTATATGCACAGTTGGCTTCATTGCCGCCAATAATGCAGGACGCCCAGATCTCTAACTGAGGTTCGGTTGATGGCGCTATTGCGATAAGTTCAGGCCCCGCAAAAGGATCAAATTCAACCGGTATAATATCGTATAAGGTATTTGTAGTCAAGTTAGTTATTGCTGATCGTTACCTGTAAATATTTTCCTGGATTATTTGCATCGGTTACAAACCAGCCAGGGTTACCATCTTTATCGCGACCTAATTTTGCACCCGGTACAGGAGGTTCTGCAGGCAGGCCATTTTTAGCTGGTTCTGTTTTTACCGGTTCCGGTTTGTTAGTCGGCATAAAACCAGCCTCAATTAGCTCATAAACGCTATCGCTGAAAGCTTTGATGATCTGATCAACCTCTTCATTGGTATGCGCTGCTGTAATAAAGCAAGGGAACAGATCCCAGATATGGATGCCTTTAAGGCGCATCAGCGTAAACAGCAGTTCGCCGTAAGGCAGTTCGTAGTCAAATTTAATTTTCCATAATGAACCGAATGATGGGATATGCAACGGCAAACCTTCTTTTTCGCAAATTTCGTTTAGGGCATCTGCCAAACGTTTGGTCAAGGCATTAAGACCTTCCTGCAGGGCCGGGCCTTTTTCCTTCATGTAGTTCAATGATGCTTTTGCGGTGGCTAAAGCCAAAGGATGGCGTACAAATGTACCTGCAAAATAGGTTACACCGGCTTGAGGCGATGAGTCGTCACCAAATTGCCAGTTGCCTCCGTCAAGCGCATCCATGTATTTGCTGATACCCGCAATAGCGCCAATAGGCATACCACCGCCAATTACTTTACCGTAAGTACCCAGATCGGCTTTAATGCCAAACATGGCCTGTGCACCACCCGGGTGCATCCTGAAACCGGTGATCACCTCATCAAATATTAAAACGGTTTCCGACTGCCGGGTAATCTCCCTCACACGTTTTAAAAATTCAATAGGACGGAAATCTGGTCGACGGCTCTGGGCCGGCTCAACCAGTACTGCTGCCAACTCATGCGCTCGCTCCGCTATTATCTTTAACGATTCTTCGGTACCATAGTCCAGGATCAGCATATTCTGCACCACATCGGGCATGATGCCCGGCGCAGCAGGTACGGTTTTTAATTTTTTAGTGCCACGAACAATAACTTCGTCGTTAATGCCATGGTATGAGCCATTAAATGCAACAATAAGTGAACGGCCGGTTACGGTACGCGCTATACGCATTGCACCCAACACAGCTTCGGAGCCGGTATTACACAAAGCAGCACGGTCAAAATTAGTAAACTCACATATCAGTTTGCTAACCTCGCCCGCAAGTTCATGCTGAGGACCTATTTCGTATCCTTTTTCAACCTGATCCAATACAGCCTGCTTTAATACATCGGTTTGGTAACCAAGAAAGTTTGAGCCAAAGCCGTTTAACGCGTCTATGTACTCGTTGCCGTCAATATCCCAAACACGATTGCCTTTTGAGCGGTTAACTACAAGCGGGTAAACAATCTCTTTGGTTAAAGGGCGGAAACCACTTACCACGCGCGGATCGGCCATGTATGGTCTGTCCTTTTGTGTTTGGGCTTTACTGCCTTTTGTTTTGGCGTTATATTTTTCTGTAAGATCTTTTAAAAATGCCTGTTGCTTATCGGTTAAACCCTGTACCTGTTTTTCGATACGTGCTGTTGCGCCGAAAGGTTTTTTTAATTCAACTTGCTCTTCAGGAGTAAAATCAGCAGCAAGTGAAAGTAAGGATTTAGCCGGCGTAACGGCAGGGGCTGAAGCATTATAAGTTTGCTGAGGCGGCGCCTGTGCGGCGGGTGCATTGCTTTGTATATAGGATAGCTGATTGGCCAGCAATTGCAACTGTTGAGATATTAAACTGATGGCGATGTCGTTGCTTCCCTGATTTGCGATAGGAAAGGCCGGAGCTCCGTTGGTACTAACGGTCTGCACATGGTGCTGAATTGCGGGTTGTGCACCTTGGTTAGTTTCGCCATGTTGAAACGCGGGGTTTACAGCAGGAGCAACCTGCGGCTGAAATGCATCGGCTGGTAAATTGTTATCCAGGTAAATTGCAAGCAGTTCGAGGCTACTATATTCTTCAAACAGTTTTCTGAACGTAATAGGTACGTTGAAGATCTTTTTTAGATTGGTAGCTATTTGTGTAAGCGAAAGCGAGTCGAAGCCTATTTCAATAAAGCTCATGCCCGTTGCTGCCATATCTATTTCAATACCGGCAGCATCTTCAAAGATCTCTTTAAGTTTATCAATTAAAATATCCTTCCTCATCAGTACAGGTTGCGTAGGTTTTGTATTTGTTTGTTGTTGGGTTAAGGTTTCAGGGACAATATTTATCGTTACGGCTGGTTCAAGCCAATACCGTTTATGATCAAAAGCATAGGTTGGGATGTCAATTTTTTTACGATTTTGCGCTAAATAAGTTGCCTCCCAATTAGGTTGGATACCGTTAAGCCATAACTGACCTAAAGCTTTTAATAAGCTTTGGTATTCTGTTAAGGTATCCGTTTGTTCAAAGCCAGCTATTACAGGAATATTTTTACCTGCGTTATGCTGACGGGCAAGCGTAGCTAATATGTTTCCCGGGCCACATTCAAGCAGCAAGCGGCTATCATCTTCCGCAATGGTATCAAGGGCATCGGCAAAACGAACGGTGTTACGCAGGTGTTGTGCCCAGTAATCAGGATCCGTTGCTTGCGCTTCACTTAACCAGGTGCCGGTTACAGTGGATACAAGAGGTTTAACCGGCTTGTTCAACTTTACGGATTTAACTACTTCTTTAAATGGCCCAACAATATCATCCATCATTAATGAATGGAAAGCGTGACTTGTTAAAAGCAGCCTTGCCGGAATTCCTTTTTCAGATAGCTCTGCCGCAAATGCTGTAATTGCACTCTCATGGCCTGCCACTACGCAAAGCTTTTTACTGTTTACTGCTGCTACAGAAAGCCCGGCAGGTAAGATGTCTTTTAGTCGTTCTTCTTCAATGCGTACCGAAAGCATTTGTCCGTGCGGAGCGCTGCTTACCAATCGTGCCCGTTCTGATATCAGTTTTAAGGCATCCGGCAGACTGAACACTCCGGCCAGATGTGCGGCTACAAACTCGCCTATGCTGTGTCCCATTAATATAGCGGGTTCAATACCTTTGCTTATCCATAAGCGGGCCATAGCATATTCTAAAATGAATAGTGCCGGCTGGGTGTATAATGTGTTTTTTATTCTTTCTGCCGATTGCGGGTTTACAGCATCAGCAAAGATTATCTCAAGAAGATTGGTGTGTATAGTTCCCTGCAACAGATTAATACATTCATCAACCGCATCTTTAAAAACAGGTTCGTTCTGATACAGGTCATGACCCATATTTACATATTGCGAACCTTGTCCCGGGAACATAAAGACTACCTCGGCGGGAATGGTACTTAGTTTTTTAACAGATGACGGATCGGTATTTGAAGCATTCAGTTTTACTATCAGGTCGTCAGCATCTGTTGCCACTATAAAACGGCGATAGTTAAAATCGGCACGTGTTGTTTGCAGCGTGTAAGCTACATCGTTAAGGTCAATACTTTTATTTTTCTGTACAAATGCGGCAAGTTTCCCGGCGTATTTAGCTAAGCTTTCTTCGTTTTTGGCCGACCAACTGATCAACTTTAAAGGTTTGTTTGCGCCAGGTTCAACAGGTTCTGTGGTTTTATATTCCTCCAAAACAACGTGCACATTGGTACCGCCAACGCCGAATGAACTGACTCCGGCTCGTTTGAGCTCAGCATCCCATGGTTTAAGTTTAGCATTAACAAAAAACGGCGTATGCTCTATATCGATATTCGGATTGATCTTTTTGAAAAACAGCGATGGGGGAA includes:
- a CDS encoding polyketide synthase, translated to MSIEPGIVLKSGESIAPTVYDLFEQQRIKLPDAVAVVHNTDSVTYHQLYKKADELAAAILTFYPDSEIIGVSANRSIHTIIGVLAILKAGKGYLPLDPEYPKDRLETIITDSGIKACIAAADKKHLFEGLPVDILLADGTFELTTKSFQQTHLADIAYVLYTSGSTGTPKGVSMGNAALVNLLLWQQENSISAAGINTLQFAPLTFDVSFQEIFATLGTGGTLFLVNEELRIDPVELLQFIDKHAINRIFLPFVVLQYLTEAAIANDHIPASLKEIMTAGEQLKITPQIVNFFNALPGCVLFNQYGPTETHVVTELRLDGDASLWPTLPSIGIPISNTEIILLDESLKRVADGETGELCVSGISLANGYLNRPEMTAEKFIDWKEGNKIIRIYRTGDLARFMNDGNIEYLGRRDTQVKIRGNRVEIGEIEVLINQLENIKQAVVTAPADAAGQKRLVAYLVSSVDKEDTEAVRKSLEEQLPDFMLPSAYVWLKELPKTTSGKVDRKALPKPDIKRPELDVLYKAPSNQTEKNIAAVLIELLQFDKVGIDDNFFQLGGNSLLALKTVALLKQRFNYEVPITKLYQYPTIAGIAKLISGASKQTALLSTQKKRAKDANTDVAIIGMAGRFPGADTIDEFWQMLADGREGTSFFTQEELDKYVPLYEKNNPAYVRARGIINGADEFDAGFFGFNPRAAELMDPQQRIFLELAWEVLEKTGHLPQKYDGLTGVFAGCGYNTYYNNNVLTNPEIVETVGHFQVRTLNEKDYIATRTAYQLNLKGPAVAVYSACSTSLLAVTQAVNSIRSGQCQVAIAGAASVTSPIKSGHIYEEGAMMSIDGHCRPFDAEASGTTFSDGAGVVLLKSLEYAQRDGDTIYAVIKGVGVNNDGAEKGSFGGPNAYGQAGAIAASIADAGVDASTISYVEAHGTATPLGDPIEIEGLNLAFGEQGQKQFCAIGSVKSNFGHLTAASGVAGLIKTVLAMRNGQIPPSLFFKKINPNIDIEHTPFFVNAKLKPWDAELKRAGVSSFGVGGTNVHVVLEEYKTTEPVEPGANKPLKLISWSAKNEESLAKYAGKLAAFVQKNKSIDLNDVAYTLQTTRADFNYRRFIVATDADDLIVKLNASNTDPSSVKKLSTIPAEVVFMFPGQGSQYVNMGHDLYQNEPVFKDAVDECINLLQGTIHTNLLEIIFADAVNPQSAERIKNTLYTQPALFILEYAMARLWISKGIEPAILMGHSIGEFVAAHLAGVFSLPDALKLISERARLVSSAPHGQMLSVRIEEERLKDILPAGLSVAAVNSKKLCVVAGHESAITAFAAELSEKGIPARLLLTSHAFHSLMMDDIVGPFKEVVKSVKLNKPVKPLVSTVTGTWLSEAQATDPDYWAQHLRNTVRFADALDTIAEDDSRLLLECGPGNILATLARQHNAGKNIPVIAGFEQTDTLTEYQSLLKALGQLWLNGIQPNWEATYLAQNRKKIDIPTYAFDHKRYWLEPAVTINIVPETLTQQQTNTKPTQPVLMRKDILIDKLKEIFEDAAGIEIDMAATGMSFIEIGFDSLSLTQIATNLKKIFNVPITFRKLFEEYSSLELLAIYLDNNLPADAFQPQVAPAVNPAFQHGETNQGAQPAIQHHVQTVSTNGAPAFPIANQGSNDIAISLISQQLQLLANQLSYIQSNAPAAQAPPQQTYNASAPAVTPAKSLLSLAADFTPEEQVELKKPFGATARIEKQVQGLTDKQQAFLKDLTEKYNAKTKGSKAQTQKDRPYMADPRVVSGFRPLTKEIVYPLVVNRSKGNRVWDIDGNEYIDALNGFGSNFLGYQTDVLKQAVLDQVEKGYEIGPQHELAGEVSKLICEFTNFDRAALCNTGSEAVLGAMRIARTVTGRSLIVAFNGSYHGINDEVIVRGTKKLKTVPAAPGIMPDVVQNMLILDYGTEESLKIIAERAHELAAVLVEPAQSRRPDFRPIEFLKRVREITRQSETVLIFDEVITGFRMHPGGAQAMFGIKADLGTYGKVIGGGMPIGAIAGISKYMDALDGGNWQFGDDSSPQAGVTYFAGTFVRHPLALATAKASLNYMKEKGPALQEGLNALTKRLADALNEICEKEGLPLHIPSFGSLWKIKFDYELPYGELLFTLMRLKGIHIWDLFPCFITAAHTNEEVDQIIKAFSDSVYELIEAGFMPTNKPEPVKTEPAKNGLPAEPPVPGAKLGRDKDGNPGWFVTDANNPGKYLQVTISNN